The following are encoded together in the Falsiruegeria litorea R37 genome:
- a CDS encoding mandelate racemase/muconate lactonizing enzyme family protein, with product MKIKDIRVTPLRLETRVPYVWSQGVENAFTVNLIEIEAEDGTIGYGETTAAPDADAQKIILLKLAKSFIGRSVFDITAARDDAYKRNFLVFGGNMPRYANQLFCGLEMAAMDLQGKLLNLPVWDLLGGEQRKNVGYFYFLQGESTEELVADAKAGAEAGHPIIYLKVGISPDYDLANIRAIRDAIGPDHRLRLDANEAWDPALGLRMLKAIEPYNIEYVEQPTTSLSLLPLKHLKDRSPIALGADQSVFTLQDVYQACATGAADMIAVGPREIGGLRAMLKAAAICEGAGLTLCIHSSMTTGITTCAEHHIGRAAANLDDGNQIMWQLLKDNIIDTPSLEPQKGALSLEGRPGLGFDLNLDVVAKTANTHQQFVGTA from the coding sequence ATGAAGATCAAAGATATCCGCGTCACGCCGTTGCGGCTGGAAACGCGCGTTCCCTACGTCTGGTCGCAGGGGGTCGAGAACGCCTTCACCGTGAACCTGATCGAGATCGAAGCCGAGGATGGAACCATCGGATATGGCGAAACCACCGCCGCCCCTGACGCCGATGCGCAGAAGATCATCCTGCTGAAACTGGCCAAATCCTTTATCGGACGCTCGGTGTTCGACATCACCGCCGCGCGCGACGACGCCTACAAGCGCAACTTCCTTGTGTTTGGCGGGAACATGCCGCGCTATGCCAATCAGCTATTCTGTGGGTTGGAAATGGCGGCGATGGATTTGCAAGGCAAACTGCTGAACCTGCCCGTCTGGGATCTTCTGGGGGGTGAGCAACGCAAAAACGTCGGATATTTCTATTTCCTGCAAGGCGAAAGCACCGAAGAACTGGTTGCCGATGCCAAAGCCGGGGCCGAGGCGGGACATCCGATCATCTACCTGAAAGTAGGCATCTCGCCCGACTATGATCTGGCCAATATCCGCGCCATCCGCGACGCCATCGGCCCGGATCACCGCCTGCGCCTTGACGCGAACGAGGCTTGGGACCCAGCACTTGGGCTGCGCATGCTGAAGGCGATCGAGCCCTACAATATCGAATACGTGGAACAGCCGACCACCAGCTTGTCGCTGCTACCATTGAAGCACCTCAAGGATCGCTCACCCATAGCATTGGGTGCCGATCAATCGGTGTTTACGTTGCAGGATGTCTATCAAGCTTGCGCGACCGGGGCGGCCGACATGATCGCCGTGGGACCGCGCGAAATTGGCGGACTGCGCGCGATGCTAAAGGCCGCTGCCATCTGCGAAGGGGCCGGGCTGACGCTGTGCATCCATTCCAGCATGACCACGGGCATCACCACTTGCGCCGAGCATCACATCGGGCGCGCGGCGGCCAATCTTGACGACGGCAACCAGATCATGTGGCAGCTTCTGAAAGACAACATCATCGACACCCCCAGCCTTGAGCCACAAAAAGGAGCGCTCTCGCTTGAAGGGCGGCCGGGGCTGGGGTTTGACCTGAACCTCGATGTGGTTGCCAAAACGGCCAACACCCACCAACAGTTTGTGGGAACGGCCTGA
- a CDS encoding carbon-nitrogen hydrolase family protein, which yields MKVTVLQIDAGRTGANQRWSLLESQARAHAMDGSDLLVWPELFLSGYNVGDALHAHAEPSDGVFAERVQALAQELGVAILYGYPERAGGQVYNSALLVDSTGEVLINHRKTVLPDGIEPDRFGTGSDFTLVRLGAAIVAVMICYESEFPEAVRQVSAKGADVVLVVTACAWDQVPNLVVPSRAYENGVFMVYANFCGVENGHAFAGLSCIVDPYGNDLARAGREEEAITAKLDLALVREARARLPYLRDHGKIPRNPKFSKDSPR from the coding sequence ATGAAAGTCACGGTTCTACAAATTGATGCCGGTCGGACCGGCGCAAACCAGCGTTGGTCCTTGCTGGAATCCCAAGCGCGCGCGCATGCGATGGACGGAAGCGATCTGCTGGTTTGGCCCGAGTTGTTCCTGTCAGGCTACAACGTGGGTGATGCTTTGCATGCCCATGCCGAACCCTCAGACGGTGTGTTTGCCGAACGGGTGCAGGCCTTGGCGCAAGAATTGGGCGTTGCGATCCTCTACGGCTACCCCGAACGCGCGGGCGGACAGGTCTACAATTCGGCCCTGCTGGTCGATAGCACCGGCGAGGTTCTGATCAATCATCGCAAAACCGTTCTGCCTGATGGAATTGAGCCGGATCGGTTTGGCACAGGCTCGGATTTCACATTGGTCAGATTGGGCGCGGCAATCGTCGCAGTGATGATCTGCTATGAAAGTGAATTCCCGGAAGCGGTGCGGCAGGTATCGGCGAAGGGTGCGGACGTGGTGCTTGTCGTCACCGCCTGCGCCTGGGATCAAGTGCCCAATCTGGTTGTGCCGTCACGCGCTTACGAGAACGGCGTGTTTATGGTCTACGCCAATTTCTGCGGCGTTGAGAATGGCCACGCCTTCGCAGGGCTAAGCTGTATCGTCGATCCCTACGGCAACGATCTGGCTCGTGCTGGCCGCGAAGAAGAAGCGATCACCGCCAAGCTTGATCTTGCCCTTGTGCGCGAAGCCCGTGCCCGGCTTCCGTATCTGCGCGACCACGGAAAAATTCCGCGTAACCCAAAATTTTCAAAGGACAGCCCCCGATGA
- a CDS encoding alkyl/aryl-sulfatase yields the protein MHDLSALEERLLASTEAANSSVATRLPLNDLADFDAAQRGKIADLPFGGVMNAHRSKAWDMAQYDFLREECPVTVNPSLWRMAQLNAIGGLFEVTRGVWQARGFDYANMTIIQGDTGWILVDPLMTAETSASALQVVNDTLGARDVSAVIITHTHPDHFGGLRGVVDAAAPPPIYAPEGFMDYAASEGVLGGNHTSRRAIYQFGLTLGEGAEGTVDGGIGKTVGKGSRTFVPPTEFVGETGAERIIDGVRFVFAMASGTEAPAEFTFLLPDHRVMCMAEVCTQTQHNILTPRGAQVRDALLWARCIDEAATLFADQADVLINCHNWPVWGQDNLRAYLAEQRDIYKYIHDQTLRLANLGHTPNEIAEKIAEPDWLSTKFHARGYYGTLKFNARAVYQYYYGFFDGNPVNIDPLAPTALGTRLTEALGGPDRVMELAQKAIEDDDLQWAATLLSGLAFAKEGGARAKRLLALVYRHQGFRDESGIMRNIYLMGAKELEEGVTPVPAAGGRNADLAATLSAKDWFDAYALRLNADKARDVNLVLNFNVDGQDLCVTVLRQVEFARMNVLHPNPDAEITVSLPLLEGLANGDLSFEDAQSKGALIKGNSEALKHWLALHDTFDLWFDIVTP from the coding sequence CCGCCAACAGTTCTGTCGCCACGCGCCTGCCACTCAACGATCTTGCGGATTTCGACGCAGCCCAAAGAGGGAAGATCGCGGACCTTCCGTTCGGCGGGGTCATGAATGCGCATAGGAGCAAAGCTTGGGATATGGCGCAATACGATTTCCTTAGGGAAGAGTGCCCTGTCACGGTCAATCCGTCGCTCTGGCGCATGGCGCAGTTGAACGCGATCGGCGGGCTGTTTGAGGTGACGCGAGGTGTTTGGCAGGCGCGCGGCTTTGACTATGCGAACATGACGATCATCCAAGGTGACACCGGCTGGATTCTTGTCGATCCGCTTATGACCGCCGAAACGTCCGCATCTGCATTGCAAGTCGTCAACGATACATTGGGCGCGCGCGACGTGAGTGCCGTGATCATAACGCACACGCACCCTGATCATTTTGGTGGCTTGCGTGGTGTGGTCGATGCTGCAGCACCACCGCCGATCTATGCCCCCGAAGGCTTTATGGACTACGCCGCTTCAGAAGGCGTGCTGGGCGGCAACCATACATCACGGCGGGCGATTTATCAGTTCGGTCTAACGTTGGGAGAAGGCGCCGAAGGCACCGTCGATGGGGGCATTGGAAAAACCGTCGGCAAAGGCAGCCGCACCTTTGTGCCGCCAACAGAGTTCGTCGGCGAAACCGGCGCAGAACGCATTATCGACGGCGTGCGCTTTGTCTTTGCGATGGCAAGCGGAACAGAAGCACCGGCCGAATTCACGTTTCTATTGCCGGATCATCGAGTGATGTGCATGGCCGAGGTTTGTACGCAAACACAGCATAACATTCTGACCCCGCGCGGCGCGCAGGTGCGCGATGCTCTGCTTTGGGCCCGGTGCATCGACGAGGCGGCCACTTTGTTTGCCGATCAGGCGGACGTACTCATCAATTGCCACAACTGGCCCGTTTGGGGGCAAGACAATCTGCGAGCTTATCTTGCGGAGCAGCGGGACATTTACAAATACATCCACGACCAGACTCTGCGGCTCGCCAATCTTGGGCACACACCAAATGAGATTGCTGAGAAGATCGCAGAGCCGGACTGGCTCAGCACTAAGTTCCATGCGCGCGGTTATTACGGAACGCTCAAGTTCAATGCACGTGCCGTATACCAGTACTACTATGGATTCTTCGATGGCAACCCGGTCAACATTGATCCGCTAGCGCCAACTGCTTTGGGGACGCGGTTGACAGAGGCCTTGGGCGGGCCTGATCGCGTCATGGAACTAGCGCAAAAGGCCATTGAAGACGACGACCTGCAATGGGCCGCGACGCTGCTTTCCGGCCTTGCCTTTGCAAAAGAAGGTGGAGCACGTGCCAAGCGCCTGCTTGCCCTCGTATATCGGCATCAAGGCTTCCGCGATGAAAGCGGCATTATGCGCAACATCTACCTGATGGGCGCAAAGGAGCTTGAGGAAGGCGTCACGCCTGTGCCTGCAGCCGGTGGGCGTAACGCAGATCTTGCCGCGACACTCAGCGCAAAAGATTGGTTTGACGCTTACGCCCTACGGCTGAATGCCGACAAAGCAAGAGATGTGAACCTTGTCTTGAACTTCAACGTTGATGGGCAAGACCTATGCGTCACGGTTCTGCGACAAGTCGAATTCGCGCGCATGAACGTGCTACATCCGAACCCGGATGCCGAAATCACCGTGTCCTTGCCGCTTCTGGAGGGTCTCGCAAATGGAGATCTGTCCTTCGAGGATGCCCAATCCAAAGGCGCCTTGATCAAAGGGAACTCAGAAGCCTTGAAACATTGGCTGGCGCTGCATGACACGTTCGACCTTTGGTTCGACATTGTGACGCCATGA
- a CDS encoding sulfotransferase domain-containing protein has product MNANRETAYNGYDPKPTDIICSAYFKAGTNWIMHVCYQIAHLGQGEFAHVQDEIAWPDAAQPKYWRALSDDNASASPTGYRVVKSHLSADRTPIYSPAKFIAMTRDPVDCAASGYHFFAKLYFGPMTPPPDVWLRFFGSEHAFWGPWCDFTASWWAERHRKNVLFLRFEDMKSAPENTVAQIAGFLGVDLSTGQIERVLERTSFKAMKAQNEKFYPVRQTIWSAPKGEIIRKGAVGDGDALFSDAAIRNYRASMSEGLNRAGSDFPFYDLLEGTS; this is encoded by the coding sequence ATGAACGCAAATCGCGAAACCGCGTACAATGGATACGACCCGAAACCAACCGACATTATCTGCTCGGCTTACTTCAAGGCCGGGACAAACTGGATCATGCATGTGTGCTATCAGATTGCCCATCTGGGCCAAGGTGAGTTCGCACATGTTCAAGACGAAATCGCGTGGCCGGACGCCGCTCAACCCAAGTACTGGCGCGCGCTGTCGGATGACAACGCAAGCGCATCGCCAACAGGCTATCGTGTTGTTAAATCTCACCTCTCAGCCGATCGCACGCCCATCTATAGCCCGGCAAAGTTCATCGCCATGACGCGCGATCCCGTGGATTGCGCGGCGTCTGGGTATCATTTCTTTGCCAAGCTCTACTTTGGTCCGATGACACCGCCGCCTGACGTCTGGCTTCGGTTTTTCGGGTCGGAACATGCGTTCTGGGGGCCATGGTGCGATTTCACCGCGTCGTGGTGGGCCGAGCGGCATCGCAAGAATGTGCTGTTCCTGCGCTTCGAAGACATGAAATCTGCACCGGAAAATACCGTTGCGCAGATCGCTGGCTTTCTGGGTGTAGACCTTTCGACAGGCCAAATCGAGCGCGTGCTAGAGCGGACATCGTTCAAGGCCATGAAGGCGCAAAATGAAAAGTTCTATCCCGTACGGCAAACAATCTGGAGTGCGCCCAAGGGGGAGATCATCCGCAAAGGCGCCGTGGGTGATGGCGACGCCCTGTTCTCAGATGCTGCCATCCGAAACTACCGCGCGTCCATGTCCGAAGGCCTCAACCGAGCCGGATCGGATTTTCCCTTCTATGACCTCCTTGAGGGCACTTCATGA
- a CDS encoding sulfatase family protein, producing the protein MCRPTHSCGRTIAKKGLKLKRPNILLFMSDNQPADLLGCYGNDEVITPHLNGLAARGVRFSNAYCVNAMCSPCRASVLTGLMPSQHGIHNWLDDRLIDHWPENWSAIGGFANIPTIMKQAGYTTALIGKFHLGVPFTPQLAFDHWVTFPHGHTTSFYDNEVIDQEQRYRFAGHTVDFFTDKTIEFLEGQAGQDDPFFAFVPYNGPYGHWPSIKGRAKTEFADLYDDADMHSIPREGLSIDVIERFGLRVVEGGVREQLKGPLLLPNNIESLRNYFAQVSLIDHGVGRILSALDRLDLDQDTIVIYTADHGFSLGHNGVWGHGAAAFPATGHRPSYNIPLIFSGGGTTNGHLCEDLVSQIDLFPTLASLAGVNNATPSHPSAAKDLAPALAGDDLAGTDAVFYEQEETRVVRTEEWLYVSRFKDAPSYTLSDELYHIASDPNERNNLIDDPTQSETVAKLTKKICAYFDAFSSEKYDLWKGGSAASNVSFDKFWKDAWGEDWSPEYSA; encoded by the coding sequence ATGTGCCGCCCAACTCATTCTTGCGGACGCACGATAGCCAAGAAAGGCTTAAAATTGAAACGACCGAATATCCTGTTGTTCATGTCTGATAATCAGCCAGCGGACCTTTTGGGGTGTTATGGAAATGACGAAGTCATAACGCCGCATTTGAATGGACTCGCAGCGCGCGGTGTTCGGTTTTCAAATGCCTATTGCGTCAACGCGATGTGTTCGCCCTGCCGCGCATCCGTGCTGACTGGCCTCATGCCCAGTCAGCACGGCATTCATAACTGGCTCGATGATCGATTGATTGATCATTGGCCAGAAAACTGGTCCGCCATTGGGGGCTTCGCCAACATCCCCACCATCATGAAACAGGCCGGGTACACGACCGCGTTGATTGGCAAGTTTCACCTCGGCGTCCCGTTTACTCCACAACTGGCCTTTGATCACTGGGTGACTTTCCCGCACGGACACACGACGAGTTTTTACGACAATGAGGTAATCGACCAGGAACAACGCTACAGGTTCGCTGGGCACACCGTTGACTTCTTCACGGATAAAACCATCGAGTTCCTCGAAGGTCAGGCCGGACAAGACGACCCTTTCTTTGCGTTTGTGCCATACAACGGTCCTTACGGTCATTGGCCGTCGATCAAGGGTCGCGCAAAGACGGAATTTGCAGATCTCTATGATGACGCCGACATGCATTCGATCCCGCGTGAGGGTCTGTCGATCGATGTGATCGAGCGGTTTGGACTTCGGGTTGTCGAGGGCGGTGTGCGCGAGCAACTCAAGGGCCCGCTTCTTTTGCCCAACAATATTGAGTCGCTCCGCAATTACTTTGCGCAGGTCAGTTTGATCGATCATGGGGTAGGGCGCATTCTGTCGGCACTGGATCGGTTGGACCTCGATCAAGACACCATTGTGATCTACACCGCCGATCACGGATTTTCGCTGGGCCACAATGGTGTCTGGGGACATGGCGCCGCCGCGTTCCCCGCCACAGGGCACCGGCCATCCTACAACATCCCACTGATCTTCAGCGGCGGCGGGACCACAAATGGCCATCTGTGCGAAGATCTCGTCAGCCAGATTGATCTGTTTCCAACGTTGGCTAGCTTAGCTGGTGTAAATAACGCCACACCCAGCCATCCGAGTGCTGCGAAGGATCTTGCGCCTGCCTTGGCTGGAGATGATTTGGCAGGGACAGATGCGGTCTTCTATGAGCAGGAAGAAACGCGGGTCGTACGGACAGAGGAGTGGCTCTATGTCAGTCGCTTCAAAGATGCGCCGTCTTACACTTTGAGCGACGAGCTGTATCACATTGCAAGCGATCCGAACGAACGCAACAACCTGATTGACGATCCAACACAGTCTGAGACAGTTGCCAAGCTAACTAAAAAAATCTGTGCATACTTCGACGCATTCTCGTCCGAAAAGTACGACTTGTGGAAGGGTGGTTCAGCGGCATCGAATGTCAGCTTTGACAAGTTTTGGAAAGACGCATGGGGTGAAGACTGGTCGCCTGAGTACAGCGCATGA
- a CDS encoding Ldh family oxidoreductase: MPDIALDEIHRATKSALTRHGAAPWIAEEVALAVRKAEAVGNRICGLYYLESYCQQLQSGRVDGTVEPVVSHPKPGVVAVDAKFGFAQPAFARGLPEAIAAAQECGVASLAVGHAHTCTSLGYFTEQIARAGLIGLGLTNASPIVAPPGGKTRVIGTNPIAFSVPDGAGGIAMQFDQSTTTVALGKITMAKAAGERIPEGWAVDADGQPTTDPEAALGGSLVSMGSHKGWGFGLMAELLAAGMTGGVVSRDVKPLKAPEGPPHDLGQYYLLMDPGSSPDFFDRLGRIAEGVALDEGARMPGQGKAAQDPVTLEQAVWDQTRALAGMT; the protein is encoded by the coding sequence ATGCCCGACATTGCCCTGGATGAAATCCACCGCGCAACCAAATCAGCCCTCACGCGCCACGGCGCCGCACCGTGGATTGCCGAGGAAGTTGCCCTCGCGGTTCGCAAGGCCGAGGCGGTCGGCAACCGCATTTGCGGACTCTACTACTTGGAAAGTTATTGCCAGCAATTGCAGTCCGGTCGCGTGGACGGAACGGTTGAACCGGTTGTCTCACATCCCAAGCCCGGCGTCGTCGCAGTGGATGCCAAGTTCGGCTTTGCGCAGCCCGCTTTTGCACGGGGTTTGCCGGAAGCCATCGCAGCCGCGCAGGAATGCGGTGTTGCAAGCCTTGCTGTCGGCCATGCGCATACCTGCACCTCGCTTGGGTATTTTACAGAACAGATTGCTCGGGCTGGTCTTATAGGTCTGGGCTTGACCAATGCCTCGCCCATTGTCGCACCGCCCGGCGGCAAGACACGGGTGATCGGCACCAATCCAATCGCATTTTCCGTTCCCGATGGTGCGGGCGGCATCGCCATGCAGTTCGACCAGTCGACCACCACCGTGGCCCTGGGCAAGATCACCATGGCCAAAGCCGCGGGCGAGCGTATTCCCGAAGGCTGGGCTGTCGATGCTGACGGACAGCCAACCACCGACCCCGAAGCTGCTTTGGGCGGGTCGCTGGTCAGCATGGGCAGCCACAAGGGCTGGGGTTTTGGCCTGATGGCTGAATTGCTGGCCGCTGGCATGACCGGCGGTGTGGTTAGTCGCGATGTCAAACCATTGAAAGCCCCTGAAGGCCCTCCGCATGACCTTGGCCAATATTATCTGCTGATGGACCCGGGCAGTTCCCCGGATTTCTTTGACCGGCTCGGCCGAATTGCCGAAGGCGTTGCCCTGGACGAAGGCGCACGGATGCCTGGTCAGGGCAAAGCGGCGCAGGATCCCGTGACGCTGGAGCAGGCCGTTTGGGATCAGACACGCGCCTTGGCTGGCATGACTTGA
- a CDS encoding LysR family transcriptional regulator, giving the protein MRRSDLPPKLVQSFLTVLRMQSFTKAAQSLNLTQPAVTQHVARLEELLGVKLIERSRGVVLPTNHAQTLMPDFEQLERSVSLIFDKVRTLPRADREIVQIATPTSLVTYLLAPLFAELRKEGANAFPIFREVDDHRVYDMVRAKEVDFALTSMTGNDAALSCEFLLSDCPCVVFPAGHPLTGDGPVELDSIATFDFIRPPRDTSANRMIEVFERELNREFSFTAEASRLMTMEVMARSGLGLLILPALSARLSAHSGLKFRPINASIGWRSCQLIHHPQARPSAFVKKLMKSIRCSSNSLVKDLPELISTTE; this is encoded by the coding sequence ATGCGTCGTTCCGACTTGCCCCCAAAACTGGTTCAAAGCTTTCTCACGGTGCTGCGCATGCAAAGCTTCACCAAGGCCGCACAGTCCTTGAACCTGACCCAACCCGCCGTCACCCAACACGTCGCACGTCTGGAAGAACTTCTGGGCGTCAAGCTGATCGAACGTAGCCGGGGCGTGGTGTTGCCGACCAATCACGCGCAAACCTTGATGCCTGATTTTGAACAGCTTGAACGATCCGTCAGCCTGATTTTCGACAAAGTGCGGACCCTGCCGCGGGCGGATCGCGAGATTGTTCAGATCGCGACACCGACGTCCCTGGTCACATACCTGCTTGCTCCTCTATTTGCGGAGCTTAGGAAAGAAGGCGCAAATGCTTTCCCAATATTCCGCGAAGTCGATGATCATCGGGTTTATGACATGGTGCGTGCGAAAGAAGTCGACTTCGCACTAACCTCAATGACTGGGAATGACGCCGCACTATCCTGTGAGTTCCTACTGAGTGATTGCCCCTGCGTTGTCTTCCCCGCAGGCCATCCACTGACCGGTGATGGACCTGTTGAGTTAGACTCCATCGCAACATTCGATTTCATCCGCCCGCCGCGGGACACATCCGCCAACCGTATGATCGAGGTGTTCGAACGCGAACTGAACCGGGAATTCAGCTTTACCGCAGAAGCCTCGCGCCTCATGACGATGGAGGTGATGGCGCGTTCTGGTCTGGGTCTCTTGATCCTACCGGCACTGTCTGCACGCTTAAGCGCCCATTCCGGGCTGAAATTCCGACCGATCAACGCGAGTATCGGATGGCGCTCCTGTCAACTGATCCACCACCCGCAGGCGCGACCCTCAGCGTTTGTTAAGAAACTCATGAAGAGCATCCGATGCAGTTCGAACTCTCTCGTAAAAGACCTGCCTGAGCTCATTTCTACAACTGAATAG
- a CDS encoding GMC family oxidoreductase, which translates to MKKLEFDYVIVGGGSAGCVVAARLAAESGGTVALIERGRTDSNRWIQIPATFFKALQSQDAEAIISEPDDSLGGLKFPVPQARVLGGGSSVNGMLYMRGQAQDYDDWAEVHGCDGWRYQDVLPVFKRQEANRQFVNEYHGTKGPLVVDGPSAPHPVSERLIDATVSAGVPRTDDFNGARQEGAGWYQVTASKGQRQSAAYCFLAPELSRETLTVLTGHIVQRVRIENRRAVAIEAKGSDGNDILIRSRREIVLTAGSFQTPKLLMLSGIGPRDELDRHGIDIVHEADEVGRNYQDHVGAPVTRRLLKPVGLHGSDKGLKALKHGLDYFVFRRGLLTSNLLDAGACVDTDGDGRPDVQYNLAPFAPGAPGQPPLNFHAVQIHPMTMRPKSRGRLGLTSRDPLEPPKFVSDALREEADMDTLRRGVRLAQDIFSQPELRDLVGEEIWPGPDVSTAVGSNTFDDAIRSQARTIYHPAGTCRMGPTEASVVDTQLRVYGIEGLRVADCSVMPALVSGNTNAPTMMIAGCAAQLILADAR; encoded by the coding sequence ATGAAGAAACTCGAATTCGATTATGTGATTGTCGGCGGAGGGTCGGCGGGATGCGTGGTTGCCGCACGCCTTGCGGCCGAAAGCGGCGGCACAGTTGCCCTGATCGAACGCGGACGCACGGACAGCAACCGTTGGATCCAAATCCCCGCCACGTTTTTCAAAGCCCTGCAAAGTCAGGATGCAGAGGCAATTATTTCCGAACCCGACGACAGCCTTGGTGGATTGAAGTTTCCGGTGCCGCAAGCGCGTGTGCTGGGTGGGGGATCGTCCGTCAACGGCATGCTTTATATGCGTGGCCAGGCTCAGGATTATGATGACTGGGCCGAAGTGCATGGCTGCGACGGATGGCGCTATCAGGACGTTTTGCCTGTTTTCAAGCGCCAAGAGGCCAATCGGCAGTTTGTGAACGAATACCACGGAACAAAGGGGCCGCTTGTCGTTGATGGGCCATCTGCGCCCCATCCGGTCTCTGAGCGTCTGATTGATGCCACGGTTTCAGCGGGTGTGCCGCGAACCGACGACTTCAACGGCGCACGTCAAGAAGGTGCTGGCTGGTATCAGGTCACAGCGAGCAAAGGGCAGCGTCAGTCCGCTGCCTATTGTTTTTTGGCGCCAGAGCTGTCCCGTGAGACCCTAACCGTTTTGACGGGTCATATTGTACAGCGCGTGAGGATTGAAAACAGACGCGCCGTCGCCATCGAGGCAAAGGGCTCAGATGGCAATGACATTCTGATCCGGTCGAGACGGGAAATCGTGTTGACCGCTGGCAGCTTCCAGACACCAAAACTCCTGATGCTATCGGGCATCGGACCGCGGGATGAACTTGATCGGCACGGCATCGACATCGTGCACGAAGCAGATGAGGTCGGACGCAATTATCAGGATCATGTCGGCGCACCGGTCACCCGGCGACTGCTGAAGCCCGTTGGTCTTCACGGATCAGACAAGGGATTGAAGGCGCTCAAACATGGCTTGGACTACTTCGTGTTTCGGCGCGGTTTGCTGACGTCAAACCTGCTGGACGCCGGTGCTTGCGTCGATACCGACGGAGATGGCAGGCCGGATGTGCAATACAACCTTGCGCCTTTCGCGCCGGGTGCTCCCGGGCAACCACCGCTCAATTTTCATGCGGTGCAAATTCACCCGATGACGATGAGACCGAAGTCGCGAGGCCGTCTCGGATTGACGTCGCGCGACCCGCTAGAACCTCCAAAATTCGTGTCCGACGCGCTGCGCGAAGAGGCCGATATGGACACACTGCGGCGTGGCGTCCGGCTTGCTCAGGATATATTTTCTCAACCTGAACTACGGGACCTTGTTGGCGAAGAGATCTGGCCAGGGCCGGATGTCAGCACTGCGGTCGGCTCTAACACGTTCGATGACGCGATCCGCTCCCAGGCGCGTACAATCTACCATCCTGCCGGTACATGTCGCATGGGCCCGACTGAAGCGTCTGTCGTGGACACCCAACTGCGCGTATATGGCATCGAAGGCCTTCGAGTGGCGGATTGTTCGGTCATGCCGGCACTCGTGTCTGGAAACACCAACGCACCCACGATGATGATTGCCGGATGTGCCGCCCAACTCATTCTTGCGGACGCACGATAG